One window from the genome of [Mycobacterium] stephanolepidis encodes:
- a CDS encoding EthD family reductase, whose translation MYRLSVLYGQPLDSNHFRSYYTDVHLPLVMKLPGIRGIRYALDIAALDGEAPHFAIFEADFDTEDAMTAALTSSAGHVVAQDVSNYASGWATIIHYPLTELEVE comes from the coding sequence TTGTACCGTCTCAGTGTCTTATACGGACAGCCGTTGGACTCCAACCACTTTCGCTCCTACTACACAGACGTGCATCTGCCTCTCGTCATGAAGCTGCCCGGAATTCGCGGCATCCGGTATGCCCTTGATATCGCCGCGCTCGACGGCGAAGCGCCGCACTTCGCGATCTTCGAAGCTGATTTCGACACCGAGGATGCGATGACGGCAGCACTCACATCGTCAGCGGGTCACGTGGTGGCGCAGGATGTTTCAAACTATGCGAGCGGCTGGGCGACCATAATCCATTACCCGTTGACAGAACTTGAAGTCGAGTAG
- a CDS encoding TetR/AcrR family transcriptional regulator: MAQVVQVDAETQVLLAAAAEEFEAVGLGRASLDVIARKAGVSRSTVYRRFANKEALILAVLQQSLTQTMRDLDRATRGHNPQEAVIEAFAGAVRSLHSSRLYRRVFFEEPAVVRGLVGSVREWTVGEVGVQVSTALRRAGAQMPDDELLAVSELLVRIARSYVETPSKLIAMDDEPAMRDFAKRHLANLVH, from the coding sequence GTGGCGCAGGTGGTGCAGGTCGATGCGGAAACACAAGTGCTGCTCGCTGCCGCCGCCGAAGAGTTTGAAGCGGTGGGGCTCGGCCGTGCCAGCCTCGATGTGATCGCGCGCAAGGCCGGGGTGAGCCGAAGCACCGTTTACCGGCGGTTCGCGAACAAGGAAGCGCTCATTCTGGCGGTGTTACAGCAGTCGCTGACGCAGACAATGCGCGACCTGGACCGGGCGACTCGTGGGCACAACCCGCAGGAGGCCGTCATCGAGGCATTCGCCGGTGCGGTGAGGTCCCTCCATTCGTCACGGCTGTATCGGCGGGTTTTCTTCGAGGAACCCGCCGTGGTGCGCGGCCTGGTGGGCTCCGTTCGAGAGTGGACGGTGGGCGAGGTCGGCGTTCAGGTGAGCACGGCGCTGCGGCGGGCCGGCGCCCAGATGCCCGATGACGAGCTGCTGGCCGTGTCCGAGTTGTTGGTACGGATTGCTCGCTCATATGTGGAAACACCGTCGAAACTCATCGCTATGGACGATGAACCCGCGATGCGGGATTTCGCAAAGAGGCATCTGGCGAATCTGGTTCATTGA
- a CDS encoding citrate synthase has translation MPVADNNDFATLQYPGGETKLDIVRATEGSDGFALGKLLADTGYTTFDAGFVNTASTKSAITYIDGDAGILRYRGYPIEQLADKSTFIEVSYLLIYGELPTPQQLEDFTTKIQRHTLLHEDLKRFFDGFPRNAHPMPVLSSAANALSAYYQDSLDPHDDAQVELSTIRLLAKLPTIAAYAYKKSVGQPFLYPDNTLTLVENFLRMTFGLPAEPYEVDPEIVRALDMLLILHADHEQNCSTSTVRLVGSSDANLFTSVSGGINALWGPLHGGANQAVLEMLERIRSEGGDTHDFVRRVKNREDGVKLMGFGHRVYKNYDPRARICKEQADKILGKLGGDDQLLEIAKALEEAALTDDYFIERKLYPNVDFYTGLIYRAIGFPTRMFTVLFALGRLPGWIAHWREMHSEPGKIGRPRQIYTGYGERQYP, from the coding sequence ATGCCTGTGGCCGACAACAACGATTTCGCTACTCTCCAGTACCCCGGAGGCGAAACCAAGCTGGATATCGTCCGCGCGACCGAAGGCTCGGATGGCTTCGCGCTGGGCAAGCTGCTGGCAGACACCGGCTACACCACCTTCGACGCGGGCTTCGTCAACACCGCGTCCACCAAGAGCGCCATCACCTACATCGACGGTGACGCCGGCATCCTGCGTTACCGGGGCTACCCGATTGAGCAGCTGGCCGACAAGTCCACCTTCATCGAGGTGAGCTACCTGCTCATCTACGGCGAGCTGCCCACCCCGCAGCAGCTGGAGGACTTCACCACCAAGATCCAGCGCCACACTCTGCTGCACGAGGACCTCAAGCGGTTCTTCGACGGCTTCCCGCGCAACGCGCACCCCATGCCGGTGCTCTCCAGCGCCGCGAATGCGCTCAGTGCCTACTACCAGGACTCGCTGGATCCGCACGACGACGCGCAGGTCGAGCTGTCCACGATCCGGTTGCTCGCGAAGCTGCCGACCATCGCGGCCTACGCGTACAAGAAGTCGGTCGGGCAGCCGTTCCTGTACCCGGACAACACGCTTACCCTCGTCGAGAACTTCCTGCGGATGACCTTCGGTCTGCCGGCCGAGCCCTATGAGGTGGATCCGGAGATCGTCCGGGCGCTCGACATGCTGCTGATCCTGCACGCCGATCACGAGCAGAACTGCTCGACCTCGACGGTGCGGCTGGTCGGTTCGTCCGACGCGAACCTGTTCACCTCTGTCTCCGGTGGCATCAACGCGCTGTGGGGCCCGCTGCACGGCGGCGCCAACCAGGCGGTGCTGGAGATGCTGGAGCGCATTCGCTCCGAGGGTGGCGACACCCACGACTTCGTGCGACGGGTTAAGAACCGCGAGGACGGCGTCAAGCTGATGGGCTTCGGGCACCGTGTCTACAAGAACTACGACCCGCGCGCGCGCATCTGTAAGGAGCAGGCCGACAAGATCCTCGGCAAGCTCGGCGGGGACGATCAGCTTCTGGAGATCGCCAAGGCCCTCGAGGAAGCCGCACTCACCGACGATTACTTCATCGAGCGCAAGCTGTACCCGAACGTCGACTTCTACACCGGACTGATCTACCGGGCCATCGGCTTCCCGACGCGCATGTTCACCGTGCTGTTCGCGTTGGGCCGGCTCCCCGGCTGGATTGCGCACTGGCGTGAGATGCACTCGGAGCCCGGCAAGATCGGCCGTCCGCGCCAGATCTACACCGGCTACGGGGAGCGTCAGTACCCGTAG
- a CDS encoding MarR family winged helix-turn-helix transcriptional regulator: protein MASLVLDNRDGWRRMVVEATGLPFSRVRILRRLARQSMTVKGIAEATALAAPAATVAVSDLEQRGLVVRRIDPDNRRCKRVSLTDEGRRLMAVIAEMDDPAPAGLAALSEAELKNLQAILKQAAALS, encoded by the coding sequence ATGGCGAGCCTGGTGCTCGACAATCGCGATGGTTGGCGACGGATGGTCGTCGAGGCGACAGGTCTGCCATTCAGTCGGGTGCGCATCCTGAGAAGGCTTGCACGACAGTCGATGACAGTGAAAGGAATCGCGGAGGCCACGGCGTTGGCCGCCCCGGCGGCCACGGTCGCGGTGAGTGACCTGGAGCAGCGTGGGTTGGTGGTGCGTCGCATCGATCCCGACAACCGCCGGTGCAAGCGTGTGTCGTTGACCGATGAAGGGCGGCGCCTGATGGCGGTCATCGCCGAGATGGACGATCCCGCACCGGCCGGTCTGGCGGCGTTGAGTGAGGCCGAACTGAAGAACCTGCAGGCAATCCTGAAACAGGCGGCGGCACTCAGTTAG
- a CDS encoding phytoene desaturase family protein gives MTDSYDTVIVGGGHNALTAAAYLARAGKRVLLLERLDVLGGAAISAPAFEGVDARLSRYSYLVSLMPRQIIDDLGLDVRLARRKYASYTPDPEDDGRSGFLASTNDFAEFGALCDSVTRPLWNSMLEPLRRRSDIRAGAWEQLIETPIGEVIRAATPNDLQRGVLLTDALIGTFASADDPSLQQNICFLYHQMNPWDVPIGGMGAVTGSLESAARRYGAELRTGAEVLSINPEGEVRYRAGDDEHTAIGKRVLSGVTPTVLARLLGEDPPQGQPGAQVKVNLLLTRLPRLRDEKVTPEQAFGGTFHINETYTQLENAYRQAQAGATPDPLPCEIYCHSLADPSILSPELRASGVQTLTVFGLHTPHGLSATREELQAAVLASLNSVLAEPITDVLATDSHGNPCIETKTTGDLEHALGMTTGNIFHGGLHWPFAEDDDPMETTAQRWGVATDHHRILLCGSGSRRGGGVSGLGGYHAAMAVLDAN, from the coding sequence ATGACCGATAGCTATGACACCGTAATCGTCGGCGGCGGGCACAACGCCTTGACCGCCGCGGCGTATCTGGCGCGCGCAGGCAAGCGAGTGCTGTTACTGGAGCGGCTCGACGTGCTCGGCGGTGCGGCGATCTCGGCACCGGCATTCGAGGGCGTAGACGCCCGGCTGTCACGCTACTCGTACCTGGTGAGCCTGATGCCTCGGCAGATCATCGATGACCTGGGGTTGGACGTGCGTCTGGCACGACGCAAGTACGCGTCGTACACGCCGGATCCCGAGGATGATGGCCGCAGCGGGTTTCTCGCCAGCACAAATGATTTCGCAGAGTTCGGAGCACTCTGCGATTCGGTCACGCGGCCATTGTGGAACTCCATGCTGGAGCCACTGCGGCGGCGAAGCGACATCCGCGCGGGGGCCTGGGAGCAGCTGATCGAGACACCCATCGGTGAGGTGATCCGTGCGGCCACACCCAACGACCTGCAACGCGGAGTCCTGCTCACCGATGCGCTGATCGGAACCTTCGCCAGCGCCGATGATCCTTCCCTGCAGCAGAACATCTGCTTCCTGTACCACCAGATGAATCCGTGGGACGTACCCATCGGCGGCATGGGCGCCGTGACGGGCTCGCTGGAATCGGCCGCACGTCGGTACGGTGCCGAACTGCGCACCGGGGCAGAAGTTTTGTCGATCAATCCCGAGGGTGAGGTGCGCTATCGGGCCGGTGACGATGAGCACACAGCAATCGGCAAGCGCGTACTCAGCGGCGTCACGCCGACCGTGCTGGCCCGTCTTCTCGGCGAAGATCCACCTCAGGGCCAGCCGGGCGCACAGGTGAAGGTCAACCTGCTGCTGACCCGCCTGCCTCGCCTGCGCGATGAAAAGGTCACGCCGGAGCAGGCTTTCGGCGGCACCTTCCACATCAACGAGACGTACACGCAGCTGGAGAACGCCTACCGGCAGGCACAGGCGGGCGCCACCCCCGATCCGCTGCCGTGTGAAATCTACTGTCATTCACTGGCAGATCCCAGCATTCTGTCGCCGGAGCTGCGGGCATCCGGCGTGCAGACGTTGACGGTGTTCGGGCTGCACACACCGCACGGACTGTCCGCAACGCGCGAGGAACTGCAGGCCGCCGTGCTTGCATCGCTGAATTCGGTACTGGCCGAGCCGATCACCGATGTGCTGGCCACCGACTCACACGGCAACCCGTGTATCGAGACCAAGACCACCGGAGATCTGGAGCACGCCCTCGGCATGACGACGGGCAACATCTTTCACGGCGGATTGCACTGGCCGTTCGCCGAGGACGACGACCCGATGGAGACCACCGCACAACGCTGGGGCGTGGCCACAGACCACCACCGGATCCTGCTGTGCGGCTCAGGTTCCCGCCGCGGAGGCGGTGTGTCGGGTCTCGGCGGATATCACGCCGCAATGGCCGTGCTCGACGCTAACTGA
- a CDS encoding FKBP-type peptidyl-prolyl cis-trans isomerase: MTKPEIDFQPGPAPTELVIKDITVGDGAEAAPGSVVNVHYVGVEFESGEEFDSSWNRGESIEFPLDALIQGWQDGIPGMKVGGRRQLTVPPAQAYGEAGAGHQLSGKTLVFVIDLLGAR; the protein is encoded by the coding sequence ATGACGAAACCCGAGATCGATTTTCAGCCAGGTCCAGCGCCCACCGAACTGGTCATCAAGGACATCACCGTCGGTGATGGCGCGGAAGCCGCGCCCGGATCGGTCGTCAACGTTCACTACGTCGGTGTCGAGTTCGAGAGCGGCGAGGAGTTCGACAGCTCGTGGAACCGCGGCGAATCCATCGAGTTCCCGCTCGATGCGCTCATCCAGGGTTGGCAGGACGGTATCCCCGGCATGAAGGTGGGCGGACGTCGCCAGCTCACGGTGCCGCCGGCACAGGCCTACGGCGAGGCGGGTGCGGGGCATCAGCTGTCGGGTAAGACGCTGGTGTTCGTGATCGACCTGCTCGGCGCGCGCTAG
- a CDS encoding sensor histidine kinase, producing the protein MRVFSLRTLVAIAALGVMALVVTLGTWVWLGVEDDQNSQLDRRLDSVSSLGAVSSLLNSVISSEGKIDTPDGLVLTARVAGLTKSIPSEVELPLLEPGYANTTINGVEYRVRSFIAPGNIPVAVGAPIAETQRQIDRYHIRILAICGGVLIGTVIVGWVISLIVVSPFRLLAQQARLINAQSNPDDVNVRGVREAVEISEAVEGMLERINTEQEKTKAALETARDFSAVASHELRTPLTAMRTNLEVLSTLNLSEDQRAEILEETVRTQTRIEATLSALERLAQGDLTTEDDHVPVDITELLDRAAHDADRSYPNVEVSLVPSSTILMLGLPAGLRLVIDNAIKNAVRHGGASEVRLSAISTVHGVEIAIDDNGSGIPEAERELVFERFSRGSTASHTGSGLGLALVAQQAELHGGTAALESSPLGGARLVLRLPGH; encoded by the coding sequence ATGCGGGTCTTCTCACTGCGCACCCTCGTCGCGATCGCCGCACTCGGGGTGATGGCGCTCGTGGTCACGCTCGGCACCTGGGTGTGGCTCGGTGTGGAAGATGACCAGAACAGCCAACTGGATCGACGGCTGGACTCGGTGTCCAGCCTGGGTGCCGTCTCAAGCCTGCTGAATTCGGTGATCAGTTCGGAGGGGAAGATCGACACCCCCGACGGCCTGGTGCTGACCGCCCGCGTGGCCGGGCTGACCAAGTCCATCCCCAGTGAGGTGGAACTACCGCTACTGGAACCCGGCTACGCCAACACCACCATCAACGGCGTCGAGTACCGGGTCCGATCGTTCATCGCCCCGGGCAACATCCCCGTTGCCGTGGGTGCCCCGATCGCCGAGACCCAGCGGCAGATCGACCGGTATCACATCCGCATCCTCGCGATCTGTGGCGGCGTACTGATCGGGACCGTGATCGTGGGCTGGGTGATCTCCCTCATCGTGGTGAGCCCCTTCCGGCTGCTGGCGCAGCAGGCCCGTCTGATCAACGCACAATCCAACCCCGACGACGTGAATGTGCGCGGTGTGCGCGAGGCCGTCGAGATCTCCGAGGCGGTCGAGGGGATGCTCGAACGCATCAATACCGAACAAGAAAAGACCAAGGCGGCCCTCGAAACCGCGCGCGACTTCTCCGCGGTGGCCTCACATGAGCTGCGCACCCCGCTCACCGCGATGCGGACCAACCTCGAGGTGCTCTCCACCCTCAACCTCAGCGAAGACCAGCGCGCCGAAATTCTCGAAGAGACCGTGCGCACCCAAACACGCATCGAAGCAACGCTTTCCGCGCTCGAGAGGCTCGCTCAGGGCGACCTGACCACCGAGGATGACCACGTACCGGTCGACATCACCGAGCTGCTGGACCGCGCCGCACACGATGCCGACCGCAGCTATCCGAATGTCGAGGTGTCTCTGGTCCCCTCGTCGACCATCTTGATGCTGGGGTTGCCCGCCGGGCTGCGGCTGGTGATCGACAACGCGATCAAGAATGCAGTCCGCCACGGCGGCGCTTCGGAAGTCCGACTCTCTGCGATCAGCACCGTGCACGGTGTGGAGATCGCGATCGACGACAACGGCAGCGGTATCCCCGAGGCCGAGCGCGAGCTGGTTTTCGAACGGTTCTCCCGCGGCTCCACCGCATCACACACCGGCTCCGGCCTGGGCCTGGCACTAGTGGCACAGCAGGCCGAACTCCACGGCGGCACAGCAGCTTTGGAGTCCAGCCCACTGGGAGGCGCACGACTGGTGCTGCGCCTCCCCGGGCATTAG
- a CDS encoding response regulator transcription factor — protein MPDGHRASGSSPDAGHPSPRVLVVDDDADVLASLERGLRLSGFEVNTASDGAEALRCATEHRPDAIVLDINMPVLDGVSVVTALRAMDNDVPVCVLSARTSVDDRVAGLEAGADDYLTKPFVLAELVARVKALLRRRGAVATSSTETITVGPLEVEIPGRRARINGVEVDLTKREFDLLAVLAEHKTAVLSRAQLLELVWGYDFAADTNVVDVFIGYLRRKLETSGAPRLLHTVRGVGFVLRSQ, from the coding sequence ATGCCTGATGGACATCGCGCAAGCGGCTCATCACCAGATGCCGGGCACCCGTCCCCGCGAGTACTGGTGGTGGACGACGACGCCGACGTGCTCGCCTCACTGGAGCGTGGCCTGCGCCTGTCCGGCTTTGAGGTGAATACCGCGAGCGACGGCGCCGAAGCGCTGCGCTGCGCCACCGAGCATCGCCCGGATGCGATCGTGCTCGATATCAACATGCCTGTCCTCGACGGTGTCAGTGTGGTGACCGCGCTGCGCGCGATGGACAACGACGTACCGGTGTGCGTGCTGTCCGCGCGCACCTCGGTGGATGATCGGGTCGCGGGCCTGGAAGCGGGCGCCGACGACTACCTGACCAAACCCTTCGTGCTCGCCGAGTTGGTGGCCCGGGTGAAGGCTCTGCTGCGCCGTCGCGGCGCGGTGGCGACCTCGTCCACCGAAACCATCACCGTCGGCCCCCTCGAGGTCGAGATTCCCGGGAGGCGCGCCCGGATCAACGGCGTCGAGGTAGACCTCACCAAGCGTGAGTTCGATCTGCTGGCGGTGTTGGCGGAACACAAGACCGCGGTGCTGTCGCGGGCCCAGCTGCTCGAGCTGGTGTGGGGATACGACTTCGCCGCCGACACGAACGTCGTCGATGTCTTCATCGGGTACCTGCGCCGCAAGCTCGAGACCAGTGGTGCGCCTCGCCTGCTGCACACCGTGCGCGGTGTCGGTTTCGTGTTGCGTTCGCAGTAA